In Aliivibrio wodanis, a genomic segment contains:
- the astB gene encoding N-succinylarginine dihydrolase → MKAVEANFDGLVGPTHNYSGLSVGNIASKNNKSGASNPKQAVKQGLEKMKALHDMGFTQGVLAPQERPDIHTLRRLGFSGSDAEVLQKSHQYSPQLLAACSSASSMWTANAGTVSPSADTSDGKVHFTPANLINKFHRSIEDEVTGNILKATFADEKHFAHHEALPHSDYFGDEGAANHTRFCNEYGEQGVEFFVFGKSAFDESYLAPKKYPARQTLEASEAIARTHGLRDQFTVFAQQNPDVIDQGVFHNDVIAVGNKNTLFCHQQAFLNQEQVKSDLSASYGSGFNVIEVPTDKVSVQDAVETYLFNSQLITKSDGTTLIILPQHCRENPRVWAYLNELVEQKRGIDELHTFDLKQSMQNGGGPACLRLRVVLNEAEKKAVNQHTLMNDQLFTTLNLWADKHYRDRIEDKDLADPQLLLESRAALDELTQIMQLGSVYPFQK, encoded by the coding sequence ATGAAAGCAGTTGAAGCGAATTTTGATGGCCTTGTTGGGCCAACGCATAACTACAGCGGTTTATCGGTAGGGAACATCGCCTCTAAAAATAATAAATCCGGCGCATCGAACCCAAAACAAGCAGTAAAGCAAGGCCTAGAAAAAATGAAGGCTCTGCATGATATGGGCTTTACTCAAGGGGTGTTAGCGCCACAAGAGCGTCCAGACATTCATACTCTGCGTCGTTTAGGCTTTTCTGGCTCAGACGCTGAAGTGTTACAAAAATCTCATCAATATTCACCACAACTACTCGCTGCGTGTAGCTCTGCCTCAAGTATGTGGACAGCAAACGCAGGTACGGTTTCTCCAAGTGCAGATACCTCTGATGGCAAAGTCCATTTTACTCCTGCTAACTTAATTAATAAGTTTCACCGTTCAATTGAAGATGAAGTGACGGGTAATATCTTAAAAGCCACGTTTGCGGATGAAAAGCACTTTGCTCATCATGAAGCGTTGCCACACAGTGACTACTTTGGTGATGAAGGGGCGGCAAACCACACTCGTTTTTGTAATGAATATGGCGAACAAGGCGTTGAGTTCTTTGTCTTTGGTAAAAGTGCGTTTGATGAGAGCTACCTTGCTCCGAAAAAATACCCTGCACGCCAGACATTAGAAGCCAGTGAAGCGATTGCACGAACGCATGGTTTACGCGATCAATTTACGGTATTTGCACAACAGAACCCTGATGTTATTGACCAAGGTGTCTTTCATAATGATGTTATTGCTGTCGGTAATAAGAACACCTTATTTTGCCATCAACAAGCATTTTTGAATCAAGAGCAAGTGAAGTCAGATCTAAGTGCTTCTTATGGTTCTGGCTTTAATGTTATAGAGGTTCCAACAGATAAAGTGTCGGTGCAAGATGCAGTCGAAACTTACCTGTTTAACAGTCAGCTAATCACTAAATCGGACGGGACTACCTTGATCATTCTTCCACAACATTGTCGTGAGAATCCAAGAGTATGGGCGTATCTAAATGAGCTAGTAGAACAAAAACGCGGTATTGATGAGTTGCATACCTTTGATTTAAAACAGAGTATGCAAAATGGCGGTGGGCCAGCGTGTTTACGTCTACGTGTCGTATTAAATGAAGCAGAGAAAAAAGCCGTCAATCAACATACCTTGATGAACGATCAGCTATTTACAACGCTAAATCTGTGGGCTGATAAGCACTACCGTGATCGTATTGAAGACAAAGATCTTGCTGATCCTCAATTGTTATTAGAATCACGAGCAGCGTTGGATGAGTTAACACAAATCATGCAGCTTGGTTCTGTGTATCCTTTCCAAAAATAA
- a CDS encoding putative protein kinase, translating into MHTLAQLQSGELQGITRLQLSEGLTEFPLEILSLSDSLEILDLSNNQLTTLPIEISQLPNLKIFFASNNPFTVFPDVLAQCQNLEMIGFKSCQIQHVPENAFPPKLRWLILTDNQVEALPNSLGDCHLMQKLALAGNKLTELPNNLSQLHNLELLRISANQLIECPEQLLNLPKLAWFAFAGNPFCKSDVKVKSVPSIASSDYTLENVLGQGASGVISKARWNKEQMDFPQEIAVKVFKGEVTSDGYPEDELQACLKVGNHPSLVQSLAQVNEDNHLALIMNLIPAHYKNLGLPPSLESCTRDTFPEGFTLSLDHINKMTAEMRNVFDHLHDNQVCHGDLYAHNTLFDADANIIFGDFGAASMYHMLSDPQQLKIRTIEERALNHFVDDLMSVLDK; encoded by the coding sequence TTGCATACATTAGCGCAGTTACAATCCGGTGAATTACAAGGTATTACTCGATTACAATTAAGTGAAGGATTAACAGAGTTTCCACTTGAGATCTTATCGCTTTCGGATTCATTAGAAATCTTAGATTTATCGAATAATCAATTAACTACGCTACCAATTGAGATCAGTCAATTACCTAACTTGAAGATTTTCTTTGCATCAAACAATCCATTTACTGTGTTCCCTGATGTTCTGGCGCAATGTCAAAATCTTGAGATGATTGGATTCAAATCGTGTCAAATTCAGCATGTTCCTGAAAACGCTTTTCCACCAAAATTGCGTTGGTTGATCTTAACCGATAACCAAGTTGAAGCATTACCTAACTCATTAGGTGATTGCCACTTAATGCAAAAATTGGCATTAGCAGGCAACAAATTGACTGAACTGCCAAACAACTTGTCTCAGCTTCATAACTTGGAATTACTGCGTATTTCAGCAAACCAGTTGATTGAGTGCCCAGAGCAACTGCTTAATTTACCAAAACTGGCATGGTTTGCGTTTGCGGGTAATCCATTCTGTAAATCCGATGTGAAAGTAAAGTCTGTACCTAGTATCGCCTCATCAGACTACACATTAGAAAATGTATTAGGCCAAGGCGCATCAGGTGTCATTTCTAAAGCCCGTTGGAATAAAGAACAAATGGATTTTCCACAAGAAATTGCAGTTAAAGTATTTAAAGGCGAAGTCACCAGTGATGGTTACCCAGAAGATGAATTGCAAGCGTGTTTAAAAGTCGGCAATCACCCAAGTTTGGTGCAATCATTAGCACAGGTGAATGAAGACAATCATCTGGCGTTGATCATGAACTTGATCCCTGCACATTATAAAAACTTAGGTTTACCGCCAAGTTTAGAAAGCTGTACGCGTGATACTTTTCCTGAAGGGTTTACCTTATCGTTAGATCACATCAATAAAATGACCGCTGAAATGCGTAATGTGTTTGACCACCTACATGATAACCAAGTGTGTCATGGTGATTTGTATGCGCATAACACCTTATTTGATGCAGATGCGAACATTATCTTTGGCGACTTTGGTGCCGCGAGTATGTACCACATGCTAAGTGACCCTCAGCAGCTAAAAATTAGAACTATTGAAGAGCGTGCACTGAATCACTTTGTTGATGATTTAATGAGTGTGCTTGATAAGTAA
- a CDS encoding nitrate transporter: MMTDKFSLFSFSGKMKVLHLSWMAFFITFMVWFNFAPLLNVVKETLGLSSEQIKTLLILNVALTIPARVIVGMLTDKYGPRMVYSSLLAVCSLPCFMFAFSDSFLQAAIARFLLGFIGAGFVVGIRLVSEWFPHHELGTAEGIYGGWGNFGSAAAAFTLPTVALWFGGDEGWRYAVAITGVMSLLFAFVFYSNVTDTPKGGTYFKPTHLTAMEVTSISDFYLLLIMKIPMYAALALLAWKLLPSGIDMLSSVMVNAIYMALIVIYFYEVSQVWKVNKAIFTNNVAPHHQYKFKQVAVLNVLYFATFGSELAVVSMLPLFFLDTFELTPIMAGMVASAYAFMNLMSRPGGGWISDRFGRKLTLMILTAGLAVGYFIMGQVDSEWPLWLAVVAAMACSFFVQAGEGAVFATVPLIKRRMTGQIAGMTGAYGNVGAVVYLTILSFVEYQTFFLVIAATAVLGFATSLLMEEPKGKITEVNDDGSITLIDVSH; encoded by the coding sequence ATGATGACAGATAAATTTTCACTGTTTTCATTTTCCGGAAAGATGAAAGTACTGCATTTAAGCTGGATGGCTTTTTTTATTACATTCATGGTGTGGTTTAACTTTGCTCCTTTACTTAATGTCGTTAAAGAAACGCTTGGATTAAGCTCTGAGCAGATAAAAACTTTATTAATTCTTAACGTCGCTTTGACGATCCCTGCACGCGTTATTGTCGGAATGCTAACGGATAAATATGGACCAAGAATGGTCTATTCTTCCTTACTTGCTGTCTGTTCTCTTCCTTGCTTTATGTTCGCTTTTTCTGATTCGTTTTTGCAAGCAGCCATTGCTCGTTTTTTACTTGGGTTCATCGGGGCAGGCTTTGTCGTCGGTATTCGTTTAGTTTCAGAATGGTTTCCTCATCATGAGCTAGGTACTGCTGAAGGGATTTATGGGGGCTGGGGTAACTTTGGCTCTGCCGCCGCTGCATTTACGTTGCCAACGGTTGCTCTATGGTTTGGTGGTGATGAGGGTTGGCGTTATGCAGTCGCGATCACCGGAGTCATGAGTTTACTGTTTGCTTTTGTATTTTATTCGAATGTTACTGACACACCAAAAGGCGGGACGTATTTTAAACCTACCCATTTAACGGCAATGGAAGTGACCTCTATCAGTGACTTCTATCTGCTTTTGATTATGAAAATACCAATGTATGCCGCATTAGCATTGTTGGCTTGGAAATTGTTACCATCGGGTATCGATATGCTTTCAAGCGTGATGGTTAATGCAATTTATATGGCGTTAATTGTGATTTATTTTTATGAAGTATCACAAGTTTGGAAGGTTAATAAAGCCATATTTACCAATAATGTTGCGCCACATCACCAATATAAATTTAAGCAAGTAGCGGTATTAAACGTTTTGTATTTTGCGACCTTTGGATCAGAGTTAGCCGTTGTATCTATGCTGCCATTGTTTTTTTTAGATACGTTTGAATTGACGCCTATTATGGCAGGAATGGTGGCCTCGGCGTATGCGTTTATGAACTTAATGTCACGTCCCGGAGGTGGATGGATATCGGATCGATTTGGTCGAAAACTGACATTAATGATCTTAACCGCAGGGTTGGCAGTAGGCTATTTTATCATGGGTCAAGTCGATAGTGAGTGGCCACTATGGCTTGCTGTGGTGGCAGCTATGGCGTGTTCTTTCTTTGTTCAAGCAGGTGAAGGCGCCGTATTTGCTACCGTTCCATTAATTAAACGTCGTATGACAGGGCAAATAGCGGGGATGACTGGGGCGTATGGCAATGTAGGTGCTGTAGTTTATCTAACCATACTTTCCTTTGTTGAGTACCAAACCTTTTTCTTGGTGATAGCAGCAACGGCAGTACTTGGCTTTGCAACATCACTGTTGATGGAAGAGCCAAAAGGGAAGATCACCGAAGTGAATGATGACGGCAGCATTACACTTATCGATGTCTCTCATTAA
- a CDS encoding membrane protein: MLKLLRQVGKWKLVSFSLFIFIVSFFVYNQFSSSISRDLEAKRLIAQLNTVLDSAEQYFHDNGTLPPITSDTNTKFGYLNINNLIENPGLPTWRGPYLPYSDTWIGGDQYIDHPDYIATQLLLKEKNSRWIRGSSETGCESSSPACSLAACIWLVPIKVAQEINHIVDGNISMESSDAKGKIRYEKAFMGSLVCMIGNDYPMPSF; encoded by the coding sequence ATGTTGAAACTTTTGCGACAGGTAGGAAAATGGAAACTTGTGTCGTTTAGCTTATTCATTTTTATTGTGAGCTTTTTTGTCTACAACCAGTTTAGCAGTAGTATTTCCCGCGATCTTGAGGCAAAACGCTTGATTGCGCAGCTTAATACAGTCCTAGATTCAGCTGAGCAATATTTTCATGACAATGGAACCTTGCCTCCAATTACCTCCGATACCAATACGAAATTCGGCTACTTGAATATTAATAACTTAATTGAGAATCCTGGCTTACCAACCTGGCGAGGGCCATATCTGCCTTATAGCGATACATGGATAGGTGGCGATCAGTATATTGACCATCCAGATTACATCGCGACGCAACTGCTACTCAAAGAGAAGAATAGCCGATGGATACGAGGAAGCTCCGAAACAGGCTGTGAATCGTCGTCACCAGCCTGCTCGCTTGCTGCTTGTATTTGGTTAGTTCCAATAAAAGTCGCACAAGAAATTAATCATATTGTGGATGGTAATATAAGTATGGAAAGCTCTGACGCAAAAGGAAAAATACGTTACGAAAAAGCTTTTATGGGTTCACTTGTATGTATGATTGGCAATGATTATCCAATGCCTTCATTTTGA